The Salvelinus namaycush isolate Seneca chromosome 16, SaNama_1.0, whole genome shotgun sequence genome has a segment encoding these proteins:
- the si:ch73-70k4.1 gene encoding uncharacterized protein si:ch73-70k4.1 — MAEKCPKSKLKRKKLSIEEPLTDIFFRNTLIKNNESSSAWIESLSSTRPVVPTETWWSRGDLAAVESLWALALSSALPCLDAHPWDPVPDLPTASTLSSNVDQQIEWRWCSLSEDMTPLPSSPSPPLSTPTAPHCSTTDSPLNPSLGLEKTFLPVPVQTSQTTSTINGPPSKSAPCLEGPGEGTSSSGAGHPRPPSLGAQVPSSYGRGGPWSGEGNSRVSSRKDTKRGEGGQNTAVARPHPTARRPGGEKESHPSTPQPFIIRAGNGGSSLPAEARKGGGGVGEEGEKRGMKRLQLPANQVDATSSTSDSCTAAPMEEEGEVEKREEEVSGMGRADWVAGKGGGGGKSMQSCPMCLVPFPAGFTQMDCDSHLAKCLSEMTVDMTW; from the exons ATGGCTGAGAAATGCCCAAAGTCAAAACTAAAAAGAAAGAAATTGTCTATCGAGGAACCCCTAACTGATATATTTTTCAGGAACACGCTGATAAAGAACAACGAAAGTTCCAGTGCATGGATTGAAAGCTTGAGTTCAACGAG ACCTGTGGTCCCTACAGAGACGTGGTGGTCCAGAGGTGACCTGGCTGCAGTTGAGAGTCTCTGGGCCCTGGCTCTGAGCTCTGCTCTTCCCTGTCTGGACGCTCACCCCTGGGACCCAGTCCCTGACCTTCCAACAGCCTCCACACTG AGCTCTAATGTAGACCAGCAGATTGAATGGAGATGGTGTAGCCTCAGTGAGGACATGACTCCCttgccctcctctccctctcctcctctgagtACTCCCACGGCCCCACACTGTTCCACCACAGACTCTCCTCTCAATCCTTCTCTTGGGCTGGAAAAGACTTTCCTCCCAGTCCCAGTACAGACTAGCCAGACAACATCCACCATCAATGGCCCTCCTTCGAAGTCTGCTCCCTGTCTTGAGGGGCCCGGAGAGGGGACCAGTAGTAGTGGTGCTGGCCACCCCAGACCACCAAGTCTGGGAGCCCAAGTGCCTTCTAGCTACGGAAGGGGAGGCCCGTGGAGTGGAGAGGGGAATAGCAGAGTGTCATCCAGAAAGGACACAAAACGAGGGGAAGGAGGGCAAAACACGGCAGTGGCCAGACCCCACCCTACAGCCAGGCGaccaggaggagagaaggagagtcaTCCCTCTACTCCTCAGCCCTTCATCATCAGAGCAGGGAACGGAGGATCATCATTACCAGCAGAAGCAAGAAAGggtggaggaggagtaggagaggagggcgagaagagggggatgaagagGCTGCAGCTACCTGCAAACCAGGTGGACGCCACGTCCTCTACCTCTGACAGCTGCACTGCTGCTcccatggaggaggagggggaggtggagaaaagggaggaggaggtgtcTGGGATGGGCAGAGCTGATTGGGTTGCTGgcaaaggaggaggaggaggaaagtcaATGCAGAGCTGCCCCATGTGCCTGGTGCCGTTCCCAGCTGG GTTCACGCAGATGGACTGTGACAGCCACCTGGCCAAGTGTCTGTCGGAGATGACCGTCGACATGACCTGGTGA